Proteins encoded within one genomic window of Ursus arctos isolate Adak ecotype North America unplaced genomic scaffold, UrsArc2.0 scaffold_7, whole genome shotgun sequence:
- the ENO4 gene encoding enolase 4 isoform X2, giving the protein MTYFDQEHLAKHDADKGMANCFSKLAKPPTICKVVGKNVLDGLGLPTLQVEIFCTIQNFPKNICSVVIPTHFEVQESASPELAAAEQAERGDAVSTAVRWVNDSITEELRGVAPSDQAAVDRALRTFFENKVQEDKERRELEKSLQDPAVTVASPLPPPPPPPPPPAKKKGQKQGRNDTFTEKAIVPPEPVEPVLNGSMAIGAVSLAVAKSSAVLGSSPLYLNISLLKHHQEQPTKLTIPLPMVSLISCGKSSPGKLNLMKEVMCIPHPGLTAKQGVEMLLEIQKHINKTIETPPPPKTETKKGHNGSKRGQQPVTGKMSHLGCLTVNYDAIEQPLLLIQGICANLGLDVGTNLHLAINCAAHELMDYSRGKYEVMLGTHRNAAELVDLYVDLVNRFPSIIALIDPFRKEDSEQWDSICKALGSRCHIIAGAASKSISKLLEGGDISTPKSSGLIIKHTNQTTMSDLVEITNLLDSKKHITVFGSTEGESSDDSLVDLAVGLGVRFIKLGGLSRGERVIKYNRLLTIEEELVRNGTLGFNEEHTFFPLNDEAEEGTKAPETAATMAGELPELPEPIFPTEGMGALAKA; this is encoded by the exons ATGACTTACTTTGATCAAGAGCACCTCGCCAAGCATGATGCAGACAAAGGCATG GCAAACTGCTTTTCTAAACTTGCAAAGCCTCCCACCATATGCAAAGTAGTGGGGAAAAATGTATTGGATGGACTGGGGCTTCCAACCCTGCAAGTGGAAATATTCTGCACCATTCAAAATTTTCCCAAG AACATATGTTCGGTGGTGATCCCGACGCACTTTGAAGTCCAGGAGAGCGCCTCGCCCGAGCTGGCGGCCGCCGAGCAAGCGGAGAGGGGCGACGCGGTCAGCACCGCCGTGCGCTGGGTCAACGACAGCATCACCGAGGAGCTGCGGGGCGTGGCGCCCTCCGACCAGGCCGCGGTGGACCGGGCGCTCAG gacattctttgaaaataaagtacAAGAAGACAAAGAGAGGAGAGAACTGGAAAAGAGCCTGCAAGACCCGGCAGTGACCGTCGCTTCACCTCTCccgccaccaccacctcctcctccacccccagccaaaaaaaaaggacaaaagcaaG GGAGGAATGATACTTTTACAGAGAAAGCCATTGTGCCTCCAGAGCCTGTTGAACCTGTGCTGAACGGCAGCATGGCCATAGGGGCCGTGTCCCTCGCTGTGGCCAAAAGCAGCGCCGTCCTGGGCAGTAGCCCCCTCTACTTAAACATTTCGTTACTGAAGCACCATCAG GAACAGCCCACAAAGCTAACCATACCTTTGCCAATGGTGTCTCTGATCAGCTGTGGGAAGTCATCGCCTGGGAAGCTGAATTTAATGAAAGAAGTGATGTGTATACCCCACCCTGGATTAACAGCTAAACAG GGCGTGGAGATGCTTCTGGAAATTCAGAAACATATTAACAAAACAATTGAAACG ccccctcctccaAAAACAGAGACCAAAAAAGGGCATAATGGAAGCAAAAGAGGTCAG CAGCCCGTCACTGGCAAGATGTCCCATCTCGGCTGTCTGACCGTTAATTACGACGCCATAGAGCAGCCGCTGCTCCTCATACAAGGCATCTGTGCGAACCTGGGTCTGGACGTGGGGACCAACCTGCATCTAGCCATCAACTGTGCTGCACATGAGCTCATGGACTAC AGTAGAGGGAAGTATGAGGTGATGCTGGGAACACACAGAAACGCAGCCGAGCTGGTCGACCTGTACGTGGATCTGGTCAACAGGTTCCCTTCGATTATCGCCTTGATCGATCCTTTCAGGAAGGAG GACTCCGAACAGTGGGACAGCATCTGTAAGGCTCTTGGTTCCAGGTGTCACATCATTGCAGGAGCTGCGTCCAAAAGCATTTCCAAACTTCTAGAGGGTGGCGACATCAGCACCCCCAAATCCAGCGGGCTGATCATCAAACACACCAACCAAACCACGATGTCTGACCTGGTGGAAATAACCAATCTTCTCGACA GTAAGAAGCACATCACCGTCTTCGGAAGTACAGAAGGCGAGTCGTCTGATGACAGCCTGGTCGATTTG gcCGTCGGACTCGGCGTCCGGTTTATCAAGCTGGGAGGTCTGTCTCGCGGCGAGCGGGTGATTAAGTACAACCGCCTTCTTACGATAGAGGAAGAACTTGTCCGGAACGGAACACTGG GTTTCAACGAAGAACACACATTTTTCCCCTTGAACGACGAAGCTGAAGAGGGGACCAAGGCACCCGAGACTGCGGCCACCATGGCTGGTGAGCTACCCGAGCTCCCGGAGCCCATCTTCCCCACAGAAGGGATGGGGGCATTGGCCAAGGCATGA
- the ENO4 gene encoding enolase 4 isoform X1, giving the protein MGEGGGGRSCGTTRELQRLKQQAMEYYRENDVPRRLEELLNSTFYLQPADVYGHLANCFSKLAKPPTICKVVGKNVLDGLGLPTLQVEIFCTIQNFPKNICSVVIPTHFEVQESASPELAAAEQAERGDAVSTAVRWVNDSITEELRGVAPSDQAAVDRALRTFFENKVQEDKERRELEKSLQDPAVTVASPLPPPPPPPPPPAKKKGQKQGRNDTFTEKAIVPPEPVEPVLNGSMAIGAVSLAVAKSSAVLGSSPLYLNISLLKHHQEQPTKLTIPLPMVSLISCGKSSPGKLNLMKEVMCIPHPGLTAKQGVEMLLEIQKHINKTIETPPPPKTETKKGHNGSKRGQQPVTGKMSHLGCLTVNYDAIEQPLLLIQGICANLGLDVGTNLHLAINCAAHELMDYSRGKYEVMLGTHRNAAELVDLYVDLVNRFPSIIALIDPFRKEDSEQWDSICKALGSRCHIIAGAASKSISKLLEGGDISTPKSSGLIIKHTNQTTMSDLVEITNLLDSKKHITVFGSTEGESSDDSLVDLAVGLGVRFIKLGGLSRGERVIKYNRLLTIEEELVRNGTLGFNEEHTFFPLNDEAEEGTKAPETAATMAGELPELPEPIFPTEGMGALAKA; this is encoded by the exons ATGGGAGAAGGCGGCGGCGGCCGTAGCTGTGGGACCACTAGGGAGCTGCAGAGGCTGAAGCAGCAGGCGATGGAGTACTACCGGGAGAACGACGTCCCGCGCAGGCTGGAAGAGCTGCTCAACTCCACCTTCTACCTCCAGCCTGCCGACGTCTACGGGCACCTG GCAAACTGCTTTTCTAAACTTGCAAAGCCTCCCACCATATGCAAAGTAGTGGGGAAAAATGTATTGGATGGACTGGGGCTTCCAACCCTGCAAGTGGAAATATTCTGCACCATTCAAAATTTTCCCAAG AACATATGTTCGGTGGTGATCCCGACGCACTTTGAAGTCCAGGAGAGCGCCTCGCCCGAGCTGGCGGCCGCCGAGCAAGCGGAGAGGGGCGACGCGGTCAGCACCGCCGTGCGCTGGGTCAACGACAGCATCACCGAGGAGCTGCGGGGCGTGGCGCCCTCCGACCAGGCCGCGGTGGACCGGGCGCTCAG gacattctttgaaaataaagtacAAGAAGACAAAGAGAGGAGAGAACTGGAAAAGAGCCTGCAAGACCCGGCAGTGACCGTCGCTTCACCTCTCccgccaccaccacctcctcctccacccccagccaaaaaaaaaggacaaaagcaaG GGAGGAATGATACTTTTACAGAGAAAGCCATTGTGCCTCCAGAGCCTGTTGAACCTGTGCTGAACGGCAGCATGGCCATAGGGGCCGTGTCCCTCGCTGTGGCCAAAAGCAGCGCCGTCCTGGGCAGTAGCCCCCTCTACTTAAACATTTCGTTACTGAAGCACCATCAG GAACAGCCCACAAAGCTAACCATACCTTTGCCAATGGTGTCTCTGATCAGCTGTGGGAAGTCATCGCCTGGGAAGCTGAATTTAATGAAAGAAGTGATGTGTATACCCCACCCTGGATTAACAGCTAAACAG GGCGTGGAGATGCTTCTGGAAATTCAGAAACATATTAACAAAACAATTGAAACG ccccctcctccaAAAACAGAGACCAAAAAAGGGCATAATGGAAGCAAAAGAGGTCAG CAGCCCGTCACTGGCAAGATGTCCCATCTCGGCTGTCTGACCGTTAATTACGACGCCATAGAGCAGCCGCTGCTCCTCATACAAGGCATCTGTGCGAACCTGGGTCTGGACGTGGGGACCAACCTGCATCTAGCCATCAACTGTGCTGCACATGAGCTCATGGACTAC AGTAGAGGGAAGTATGAGGTGATGCTGGGAACACACAGAAACGCAGCCGAGCTGGTCGACCTGTACGTGGATCTGGTCAACAGGTTCCCTTCGATTATCGCCTTGATCGATCCTTTCAGGAAGGAG GACTCCGAACAGTGGGACAGCATCTGTAAGGCTCTTGGTTCCAGGTGTCACATCATTGCAGGAGCTGCGTCCAAAAGCATTTCCAAACTTCTAGAGGGTGGCGACATCAGCACCCCCAAATCCAGCGGGCTGATCATCAAACACACCAACCAAACCACGATGTCTGACCTGGTGGAAATAACCAATCTTCTCGACA GTAAGAAGCACATCACCGTCTTCGGAAGTACAGAAGGCGAGTCGTCTGATGACAGCCTGGTCGATTTG gcCGTCGGACTCGGCGTCCGGTTTATCAAGCTGGGAGGTCTGTCTCGCGGCGAGCGGGTGATTAAGTACAACCGCCTTCTTACGATAGAGGAAGAACTTGTCCGGAACGGAACACTGG GTTTCAACGAAGAACACACATTTTTCCCCTTGAACGACGAAGCTGAAGAGGGGACCAAGGCACCCGAGACTGCGGCCACCATGGCTGGTGAGCTACCCGAGCTCCCGGAGCCCATCTTCCCCACAGAAGGGATGGGGGCATTGGCCAAGGCATGA